A single Parabacteroides timonensis DNA region contains:
- the metK gene encoding methionine adenosyltransferase has translation MSYLFTSESVSEGHPDKVADQISDALLDEFLAYDKNSKVACETLVTTGQVVLAGEVKSSAYVDVQDVARNVIEKIGYTKSEYQFEAKSCGVFSSIHEQSGDINRGVEREDPYNQGAGDQGMMFGYATNETENYMPLALDLSHSLLWELAKIRKNENDLMPYLRPDAKSQVTIEYDDNGKPLRIDTIVVSTQHDEFIGPKGISQEEADIAMQKKIAADVKNILVPRVKAQYPAHVQALFNDDIIYHVNPTGKFVIGGPHGDTGLTGRKIIVDTYGGKGAHGGGAFSGKDPSKVDRSAAYAARHIAKNLVAAGVADEMLVQVSYAIGVAKPMNIFVNTFGRSNVKFTDGEIAEKIWNIFDMRPKAIEERLKLRNPIYLETASYGHMGRKPETVTKTFTSRYNPKPTVCEVELFTWEKLDYVDKVKEAFGI, from the coding sequence ATGAGTTATTTATTCACCTCCGAATCGGTGTCCGAAGGGCACCCCGATAAAGTAGCCGATCAGATATCGGATGCTTTGCTGGATGAGTTTCTTGCTTATGACAAGAACTCGAAAGTTGCTTGCGAAACCCTTGTTACAACCGGACAGGTTGTCTTGGCTGGAGAAGTTAAATCAAGTGCTTATGTAGATGTGCAGGATGTAGCACGCAACGTGATCGAAAAGATTGGTTACACCAAGAGTGAATACCAGTTCGAAGCAAAATCATGCGGTGTGTTTTCGTCTATCCACGAACAGAGTGGAGATATTAACCGTGGTGTTGAACGCGAAGACCCTTATAACCAGGGAGCAGGCGACCAGGGTATGATGTTTGGCTATGCTACGAATGAAACTGAGAATTACATGCCTCTGGCGCTGGATCTTTCACACAGCTTGTTGTGGGAACTGGCAAAGATACGTAAGAATGAAAACGACCTGATGCCTTACCTCCGTCCGGATGCAAAGAGCCAGGTAACTATTGAATACGATGACAACGGTAAGCCGTTACGCATCGATACGATCGTTGTATCTACCCAACATGACGAATTTATCGGCCCGAAAGGCATCAGCCAGGAAGAAGCCGATATCGCCATGCAAAAGAAGATTGCAGCAGATGTAAAGAACATCCTGGTACCTCGTGTAAAGGCGCAGTATCCGGCCCACGTACAGGCTTTGTTCAACGATGATATCATTTATCATGTGAATCCGACCGGCAAGTTCGTGATCGGTGGCCCTCACGGTGATACAGGCCTGACCGGCCGTAAGATCATTGTGGATACGTATGGTGGCAAAGGTGCTCACGGTGGTGGTGCATTCTCCGGTAAAGACCCCTCAAAGGTAGACCGCTCGGCCGCTTATGCAGCTCGTCATATCGCTAAGAACCTGGTTGCAGCCGGTGTAGCCGACGAAATGCTGGTACAGGTATCTTATGCAATTGGTGTAGCCAAACCGATGAATATTTTTGTAAATACCTTCGGTCGCTCCAATGTCAAGTTTACCGACGGTGAGATTGCAGAAAAGATCTGGAACATTTTCGATATGCGTCCGAAAGCAATCGAAGAACGTCTGAAACTACGTAACCCGATCTATCTGGAAACAGCCTCTTACGGTCATATGGGACGTAAACCGGAAACAGTGACAAAAACATTCACCTCCCGTTACAACCCGAAGCCGACTGTTTGCGAAGTAGAGTTGTTTACATGGGAAAAACTGGATTATGTGGATAAAGTAAAAGAAGCATTCGGAATTTGA
- the folK gene encoding 2-amino-4-hydroxy-6-hydroxymethyldihydropteridine diphosphokinase has product MAIAYLALGTNIGNKRRNMITAAALLAERVGDVLALSGFYETEPWGFQSDNTFLNAALQLETSLSPLELLKATQQIELEMGRTQKSNGAYHDRIIDVDILLYDDLILQTPELTLPHPLMHERLFVMEPLAEIAPNVIHPVFKKSVISLM; this is encoded by the coding sequence ATGGCTATTGCATACCTTGCTTTAGGTACGAATATAGGAAATAAAAGACGGAATATGATAACGGCCGCCGCGCTGTTAGCTGAAAGGGTGGGAGACGTTCTCGCCCTTTCCGGTTTTTACGAAACGGAGCCTTGGGGCTTTCAGTCCGACAATACATTCCTGAATGCAGCCTTACAGCTGGAGACTTCATTGTCGCCGTTGGAGCTGCTGAAAGCAACCCAGCAGATCGAACTGGAAATGGGACGAACGCAGAAGAGTAACGGAGCATATCACGACCGTATTATCGATGTCGATATATTGCTGTATGACGATCTTATTCTACAGACTCCGGAATTGACCTTGCCGCATCCCCTAATGCATGAGCGTCTGTTTGTAATGGAGCCGTTGGCGGAGATTGCCCCTAACGTGATCCATCCGGTATTTAAGAAGTCGGTAATCTCTCTTATGTAA
- the queA gene encoding tRNA preQ1(34) S-adenosylmethionine ribosyltransferase-isomerase QueA, which produces MKLSKFKFNLPEDLIALHPAKNRDESRMMVVNRNTGEIEHKVFKDLLDYFGEKDVFIFNNTKVFPARLYGNKEKTGARIEVFLLRELNEDLRLWDVLVDPARKIRIGNKLYFGEDDSMVAEVIDNTTSRGRTLRFLYDGNHDEFKKALYALGETPLPKYIDRPVEPDDEDRYQNIFATEEGAVVAPAAGLHFSRELMKRLEIKDCRFAFLTVHSGLGNFREIDVEDLTKHKMDSEQMIVNGDVVDIVNKGKDDGRQICAVGTSVMRAIETAVSTDGHLKEFEGWTNKFIFPPYDFSVATSMITNFHMPLSTLLMMTASFGGYDLIMDAYEVALKEKYRFGAYGDAMLIL; this is translated from the coding sequence ATGAAGCTGTCTAAATTCAAATTTAATTTACCGGAGGATTTGATCGCTCTTCATCCTGCAAAGAACAGGGATGAATCCCGTATGATGGTTGTTAATCGTAACACCGGCGAAATAGAGCATAAGGTATTTAAAGACCTGTTGGACTATTTTGGAGAGAAAGATGTATTCATCTTCAATAACACGAAGGTTTTCCCTGCCCGTTTGTACGGGAATAAAGAAAAAACCGGTGCACGTATTGAAGTCTTTTTGCTGCGTGAACTGAACGAAGACCTGCGTCTTTGGGATGTATTGGTTGATCCGGCACGTAAGATACGTATCGGTAACAAACTGTATTTCGGAGAAGACGATTCGATGGTGGCTGAAGTCATTGACAATACTACTTCACGTGGCCGTACACTGCGTTTCCTGTATGACGGTAACCACGACGAATTTAAAAAAGCATTATATGCATTGGGTGAAACCCCGCTGCCAAAATATATCGACCGTCCGGTCGAACCGGATGACGAAGATCGTTACCAGAACATCTTCGCTACGGAAGAAGGTGCTGTTGTTGCTCCAGCTGCCGGTCTTCACTTCAGCCGTGAACTGATGAAACGTCTGGAAATTAAAGACTGCCGTTTTGCTTTCCTGACAGTTCATTCCGGACTGGGCAATTTCCGTGAGATCGACGTGGAAGACCTGACAAAGCATAAGATGGACTCCGAACAGATGATCGTAAACGGGGATGTTGTCGATATCGTAAACAAAGGTAAAGACGACGGACGACAGATCTGTGCCGTAGGAACCTCTGTGATGCGTGCTATTGAAACAGCAGTTAGCACAGACGGACACCTGAAAGAATTCGAAGGATGGACCAATAAGTTCATTTTCCCTCCGTATGATTTCAGTGTGGCAACCAGCATGATCACAAATTTCCACATGCCGTTGTCTACTCTTCTGATGATGACTGCTTCATTCGGTGGTTACGATTTGATTATGGATGCCTATGAAGTGGCATTGAAAGAAAAGTATCGTTTCGGTGCTTACGGTGATGCCATGCTGATCTTATAA
- the truB gene encoding tRNA pseudouridine(55) synthase TruB, producing MDFIAGEVLYFNKPLTWTSFDLVNKFRYKLSRKLKVKKIKVGHAGTLDPLATGVMIVCTGKATKRIDEFQYQTKEYVATLKLGETTPSFDLEKEIDAVYPTEHITREMVEEVLNSFVGTIQQIPPVFSACKVDGKRAYELARKGEEVELKSKTLVIDEMELLECNLPVIKIRVVCSKGTYIRALARDIGTALHSGAHLIGLERTRIGDITLDKCMNPEEIDAFLDEAVGDCPAGEVGSVSSDK from the coding sequence ATGGATTTTATAGCAGGAGAGGTTTTATATTTTAACAAACCGCTGACATGGACGTCGTTCGATCTGGTGAACAAGTTCCGGTATAAGTTGTCGCGGAAGCTGAAAGTAAAAAAGATAAAGGTCGGACATGCCGGAACGCTTGATCCGTTGGCTACCGGGGTAATGATCGTTTGTACCGGGAAAGCGACCAAAAGGATCGATGAATTCCAGTATCAGACCAAAGAATACGTTGCAACGCTGAAACTGGGTGAGACAACGCCTTCTTTCGACCTGGAAAAAGAGATAGATGCTGTATATCCGACAGAACATATAACCCGGGAGATGGTAGAAGAGGTACTGAATTCGTTTGTAGGTACCATCCAACAGATCCCCCCGGTTTTTTCTGCTTGTAAAGTGGATGGGAAGCGTGCTTATGAATTGGCGCGCAAAGGTGAAGAAGTGGAGTTGAAGTCGAAGACATTGGTGATCGACGAAATGGAGTTACTGGAATGTAACCTGCCGGTCATTAAGATCCGTGTGGTGTGTAGCAAAGGTACTTATATCCGTGCTTTGGCCCGTGATATCGGTACGGCCTTACATTCGGGAGCTCATCTGATCGGGTTGGAACGTACCCGGATCGGAGATATAACATTGGATAAATGCATGAATCCGGAAGAGATAGATGCCTTTCTGGATGAGGCGGTAGGAGATTGTCCGGCTGGTGAAGTTGGGTCTGTGTCCTCTGACAAATGA
- a CDS encoding undecaprenyl-diphosphate phosphatase, whose product MSWLEALVLGIVQGLTEYLPVSSSGHLAIGSALFGIEGEDNLTFTIVVHVATVLSTLVILWKEIEWIFRGLFKFEMNSETRYAINILISMIPVGIVGVFFKDKVEAIFGSGLLIVGCMLLVTAALLAFSYYAKPRQKENISMKDAFIIGLSQACAVLPGLSRSGTTIATGLLLGNNKAKLAQFSFLMVIPPILGEALLDVLKMVKGEDVAGDIPTLSLVVGFVAAFLSGCLACKWMINIVKKGKLIYFAIYCAIAGLITIACTLMK is encoded by the coding sequence ATGAGTTGGTTAGAGGCCTTAGTGCTGGGAATCGTACAGGGACTGACGGAGTATCTTCCTGTAAGCAGCAGCGGTCATCTGGCAATCGGATCGGCCCTGTTTGGAATTGAAGGAGAAGATAATTTGACATTTACGATCGTAGTCCATGTGGCTACGGTACTTAGTACATTAGTGATACTCTGGAAAGAGATCGAATGGATATTCCGCGGGTTATTCAAATTTGAGATGAATAGCGAAACACGTTATGCGATCAATATCCTGATCTCGATGATACCGGTCGGTATCGTGGGAGTATTTTTCAAAGATAAAGTCGAAGCAATCTTCGGCTCGGGTTTGCTTATCGTCGGTTGTATGCTGCTGGTAACAGCTGCTTTACTGGCATTCTCTTATTATGCAAAGCCGCGGCAGAAAGAAAATATTTCGATGAAAGACGCTTTTATTATCGGTCTGTCACAGGCTTGTGCAGTCTTGCCGGGACTATCACGTTCGGGTACAACGATTGCTACGGGTTTATTGTTGGGTAATAATAAGGCGAAACTGGCCCAGTTTTCTTTCCTGATGGTGATCCCTCCGATTTTGGGTGAAGCCTTATTGGATGTATTGAAGATGGTTAAGGGTGAAGACGTGGCCGGAGATATTCCGACACTTTCACTGGTCGTAGGTTTTGTAGCGGCTTTCCTTTCCGGTTGTCTGGCTTGTAAGTGGATGATCAATATCGTGAAAAAAGGGAAGTTGATCTACTTTGCTATTTATTGTGCAATAGCGGGTTTGATTACTATTGCATGTACATTGATGAAATAA
- a CDS encoding DUF3098 domain-containing protein — protein sequence MAKRDFAFGKENFILIAVAVAVIIIGFMLMSGGGSGDATSFNPEIFSTRRIVVAPVVTVIGFGLMIVGILKNSKGKEVAE from the coding sequence ATGGCTAAAAGAGATTTTGCATTCGGTAAAGAAAATTTTATTCTGATTGCAGTTGCTGTAGCAGTAATCATTATTGGTTTTATGTTGATGAGTGGTGGTGGATCAGGTGATGCAACCAGTTTTAATCCGGAAATATTCAGTACACGACGTATTGTTGTTGCGCCGGTGGTAACTGTGATCGGTTTCGGTCTGATGATTGTAGGAATCCTGAAGAACAGTAAAGGTAAAGAAGTAGCCGAATGA
- a CDS encoding cell division protein FtsX — MAENNKVSSVSFFNSRLTSIISIALVLFLLGLILLMGLLGNQLSVYVKENISFSIVLKDNQKEADIKKMQKSLDALPFIKSTEYISKEQAAKELEEELGENPETFLGFNPLQASIEVKLHSEYANPDSLQHIEKKIKTYTSVSDLLYRKDMMQMVNDNMKRLSIILLTLAVMLMAISFVLISNTIRLLIYSKRFLIHTMKLVGATSGFIRRPFVRYNVVSGIFASILAILMLTGSLYYLQHELDGFIQLLDMKALLVVYAAVFLLGILLSITATIFAVNKYLRMGVDKLYYI; from the coding sequence ATGGCTGAAAATAATAAGGTTAGCTCGGTTTCTTTTTTTAATTCTCGTCTCACTTCCATTATCAGTATAGCGCTGGTGCTGTTTCTGCTAGGGTTGATTTTGCTGATGGGGCTACTGGGGAATCAGTTATCGGTTTATGTGAAGGAAAATATTTCATTTTCCATAGTTTTGAAAGATAATCAGAAAGAGGCCGACATTAAAAAAATGCAGAAAAGCCTGGACGCACTTCCTTTTATCAAGTCTACCGAATACATATCTAAAGAACAAGCCGCGAAGGAACTCGAAGAAGAGTTAGGCGAAAATCCTGAAACATTTCTTGGCTTTAATCCCCTTCAGGCTTCGATCGAGGTAAAACTGCATTCCGAATATGCCAATCCGGACAGCCTGCAGCATATAGAAAAGAAAATAAAAACATATACATCTGTATCCGACCTGCTTTACCGTAAAGACATGATGCAGATGGTAAACGATAATATGAAACGCCTGAGCATTATCCTGCTCACACTGGCCGTTATGCTGATGGCCATATCATTTGTACTGATCAGTAACACAATCCGGTTATTGATCTATTCAAAGCGTTTTTTGATCCATACAATGAAATTGGTAGGTGCTACTTCCGGCTTTATACGCCGGCCTTTTGTCCGTTATAATGTGGTAAGTGGTATTTTTGCTTCTATCCTTGCAATATTGATGCTGACAGGTTCGTTATATTATTTACAACACGAGTTGGACGGCTTTATTCAATTATTGGATATGAAGGCTTTACTGGTGGTTTATGCCGCAGTATTCCTACTGGGTATACTGTTATCCATTACGGCTACCATTTTTGCTGTAAACAAGTACCTCCGTATGGGTGTTGATAAGTTGTATTACATTTAA
- the miaB gene encoding tRNA (N6-isopentenyl adenosine(37)-C2)-methylthiotransferase MiaB produces the protein MTNQENGADLKSAAGNEEKKLFIETYGCQMNVADSEVVASIMKMDGYVMTDKIEEADAVFVNTCSVRDNAEQKIYGRLQYFQSLKRKKKSLIVGVLGCMAERVKEELINVHHADLVVGPDSYMDLPNLVGAVEHGEKAINVELSTQETYKDVMPLKLGGVHISGFVSIMRGCNNFCTYCIVPYTRGRERSRDVESILNEIRDMRDKGFKEVTLLGQNVNSYAFEKDGETVTFPMLLERVAEEAPDMRIRFVTSHPKDMSDDTLRVIAAHNNICKYIHLPAQSGSSKILKVMNRKYTREWYLDRIAAIRRIVPEASIATDLFCGFHSETEEDYEETLSLMREVRYDAAFLFKYSERPGTYAAKHLPDTVSEEEKVRRLQGMIDLQNQLSEESNLRDIGKEFEVLIEGFSKRSREQLFGRTSQNKVVIFDKKNYKVGQFVKVRINRASSATLFGEPVE, from the coding sequence ATGACGAATCAGGAAAATGGCGCAGACTTAAAATCTGCAGCCGGAAATGAGGAGAAAAAGTTGTTCATCGAGACCTACGGGTGCCAGATGAATGTAGCAGACAGTGAGGTGGTAGCTTCCATCATGAAAATGGACGGATATGTTATGACCGACAAGATTGAAGAAGCGGATGCGGTTTTTGTAAATACCTGTTCGGTACGCGATAATGCAGAACAGAAAATTTACGGACGGCTTCAGTATTTTCAGTCTCTGAAACGGAAAAAGAAATCACTGATCGTAGGCGTGCTGGGATGTATGGCCGAACGGGTGAAAGAGGAACTGATCAATGTGCATCATGCCGATCTGGTAGTAGGTCCGGATTCTTATATGGATCTGCCTAACCTGGTAGGTGCTGTCGAACATGGGGAAAAAGCGATCAATGTCGAACTTTCTACCCAGGAAACCTATAAAGATGTGATGCCCCTGAAGTTGGGTGGTGTGCATATCTCCGGTTTTGTGTCGATCATGCGCGGTTGCAATAATTTTTGTACGTATTGTATCGTGCCTTATACCCGTGGACGTGAACGTAGCCGCGATGTGGAAAGTATCCTGAATGAAATAAGGGATATGCGTGACAAAGGTTTTAAAGAGGTGACATTGCTCGGACAGAATGTGAATTCGTATGCTTTCGAAAAAGACGGTGAAACGGTTACTTTCCCTATGCTGCTGGAACGTGTGGCCGAGGAGGCCCCGGATATGCGTATCCGCTTTGTGACCTCTCATCCAAAAGATATGAGTGACGATACACTTCGTGTGATAGCCGCCCATAATAATATATGTAAGTACATACATCTGCCGGCCCAGTCGGGTAGCTCGAAGATCCTGAAAGTGATGAACCGTAAATATACCCGTGAATGGTATCTCGATCGTATCGCTGCTATTCGCCGTATCGTTCCGGAAGCTTCGATTGCAACCGATCTGTTCTGTGGTTTTCATTCGGAAACGGAAGAAGATTATGAAGAAACACTTTCCTTGATGCGCGAAGTCAGATATGACGCTGCTTTCCTGTTCAAATATTCTGAACGTCCCGGAACCTATGCGGCCAAACATCTTCCCGATACGGTATCGGAAGAAGAAAAAGTACGTCGCTTGCAGGGGATGATCGATTTACAGAACCAGCTGTCGGAAGAAAGTAACCTGCGTGATATAGGAAAAGAGTTTGAGGTTCTGATCGAAGGTTTCTCCAAACGCTCGCGCGAACAGTTGTTCGGGCGTACCAGTCAGAATAAAGTGGTTATTTTCGATAAGAAAAACTATAAAGTCGGACAATTTGTGAAGGTAAGGATCAACAGAGCCTCTTCGGCAACATTATTCGGCGAACCGGTAGAATGA
- a CDS encoding acetyl-CoA hydrolase/transferase family protein: MALKFITAEEAASFVHHDDNVGFSGFTPAGCPKVVPGAIAKKAMEEHEKGNPFQIGMFTGASTGDKLDGELARANAIKFRTPYQSNKDLRALLNSHGAQYYDMHLSELAQDLRYGFLGKIDVAIVEAADVTEDGEIVPTSGVGILPTICRMADRIIIELNSRHPKEIRGMHDIYEPADPPYRREIPVYTPSDRIGTPYVKVDPAKIVGIVKTEEPNEGGKFSPLDDVTMAIGKNVADFLVSEIKAGRLPKEFVPLQSGVGNVANAVLGCMGANEEIPAFNVYTEVIQDAVISLMKEGRVKFASGCSLSVSNEVIREIYGNLDFFKDKILLRPQEISNNPEVARRLGLIAINTALEADIFGNINSTHVSGTRMMNGIGGSGDFTRSAMLSIFTTPSTAKDGKISAFVPMVSHLDHSEHSVKIIISEYGVADLRGKSPIERANCIIDNCVHPDYQPLLKEYLAMGVKGHTPQNLKCCFAFHEELAASGDMHNVDWSKYNK, translated from the coding sequence ATGGCTTTAAAATTCATCACAGCTGAAGAAGCTGCTTCGTTCGTACATCACGACGATAACGTAGGATTCAGTGGTTTCACCCCTGCCGGATGTCCGAAAGTCGTTCCGGGAGCCATTGCCAAAAAAGCGATGGAAGAACACGAAAAAGGTAATCCTTTCCAGATCGGTATGTTTACCGGCGCTTCTACAGGCGATAAACTAGACGGCGAACTGGCACGTGCAAATGCAATCAAGTTCCGTACTCCATATCAGTCAAATAAAGACCTCCGCGCACTGTTGAATTCACACGGAGCGCAATATTACGATATGCACCTTTCTGAACTGGCACAGGACCTGCGTTACGGTTTCCTTGGAAAAATCGATGTAGCGATCGTCGAAGCTGCCGATGTAACGGAAGACGGTGAAATTGTTCCTACCAGCGGTGTTGGTATCCTGCCGACTATATGCCGGATGGCTGACCGTATCATTATCGAATTGAACAGTCGCCACCCGAAAGAGATTCGCGGCATGCATGATATTTATGAACCGGCAGATCCTCCTTATCGCCGTGAAATTCCTGTTTATACTCCGTCAGACCGTATCGGGACTCCTTACGTAAAGGTTGATCCTGCCAAGATCGTCGGTATCGTTAAAACAGAAGAACCGAACGAAGGCGGTAAGTTCTCTCCGCTAGATGACGTCACAATGGCTATCGGTAAGAATGTTGCCGACTTCCTGGTGAGCGAAATCAAAGCCGGCCGTCTGCCGAAAGAATTCGTTCCTCTGCAGAGCGGTGTAGGCAACGTTGCCAATGCTGTTTTAGGCTGTATGGGAGCTAACGAAGAAATTCCGGCATTCAATGTATATACTGAGGTTATCCAAGATGCTGTTATCAGCCTGATGAAAGAAGGTCGCGTTAAATTTGCCAGCGGTTGCTCTTTGTCTGTAAGTAATGAAGTAATCCGTGAAATTTACGGTAACCTCGATTTCTTCAAAGACAAGATTCTTCTTCGTCCGCAAGAAATCTCTAACAATCCGGAAGTGGCTCGTCGTCTTGGATTGATCGCAATCAATACGGCTCTGGAAGCCGATATCTTCGGTAATATCAACTCTACTCATGTATCAGGAACAAGAATGATGAATGGTATCGGTGGATCTGGTGACTTTACTCGTTCAGCGATGTTGTCTATCTTCACCACTCCTTCTACAGCCAAAGACGGTAAGATCAGTGCGTTCGTTCCGATGGTGTCTCACCTGGATCACAGCGAACATTCGGTAAAGATTATCATCTCTGAATATGGCGTAGCCGACCTGCGTGGAAAATCTCCGATCGAACGCGCTAACTGCATTATCGACAATTGTGTTCACCCGGATTACCAACCGTTATTGAAAGAATATCTGGCAATGGGTGTGAAAGGTCATACTCCGCAGAACCTGAAATGTTGCTTCGCTTTCCACGAAGAACTGGCAGCCAGCGGCGACATGCACAATGTAGACTGGAGCAAGTACAACAAGTAA